The stretch of DNA ACCTTATTTGGAGCAAGTTGCAAAAGCAAAACCAAATGATTTAGCCGTTTTAAAGAACTTACGTATTTCATACGGTGTATTAGGTATGGATGCTGAAAAAGCTAAAATCAAACAACAAATTAAAGCTTTAGAAAAATAATAAAGTATTTTCTTTACAGAAAAAAGACCTTAGAACTAGTTTTAAGGTCTTTTTTTATACTTTTCCTTCTAATTTTTATCATATTGTAAACTAAATTTCATATTAGATTCATCCTTTACTACACCTAACTTTCTTTTAAGAAGGAATCTCTCATAACAAAATATTATAACTTAAAATTGAGAAAAAACTCATAAATAATTTGATTATATAAAACAAAGTTTAATACCTTTGAACTTAGAAAACTCTAATTATGAATATCTTATATATCATATTAACTTTTATAGCTTCCATTCTTTTGAATTATGGAAATTATACTTATGATATAAATTTAAAAGAACTAGATTCTCATAATGCTATTCATAATTACAAAGCTCTTTCAGAAAATTCAAATTCTCAAAATCTTTTTATACAATATTCTGCAAAGAACTATTCTTTAGAAAATGTTTATTTAGAGAATTATACTGAGTCTGAAGAAGAGTCTATAAATAATGATCATACTTTATATGATTATTTATACGCTCATTATAACAAAACTTTCTTATTTTATAAATCGTTTTCACTTACCATATACAAACGATTTTATTATTTTTCAGACAGTATACCTATACGTATATTACATCAAGTTTTTCTAATTTAGAATATCTTCTTATAAAAAATAGTGTCTAAATCTTTAGGCATACTATTTTTCTACTGCAAATTCTACGCAATATATAGCATGATAAAGTAGATCATATAGAACAATCTTAGAAACTTTTAAAACAACTATCAATGAATTCTCTTATTTGAAAATTCACAGTCTATTGTATGCTTTTAAAAGTCCATAACTGTTGTTTTCTACTTTTCAACCAATCTTGTAATCTTAATATTAAATATAATGAATAAAATTATTTCTATTCTACCCGTAATACTAATCGTATTATCGAGTTGTCATAACACACATGAAAAAAAACACGAAGAAATCCTTAAACTAGAAGTTACAACACCTTATATCAAAGACACTCTCATAACTAAAGATTATGTTTGTCAAATACATGCAAGTAAACGTATTGAGTTAAGAGCTTTAGAAAAAGGATACCTTCAAAAAGTTTTTGTAGATGAAGGGCAAACTGTTACAAAAGGGCAAGCTATGTTTAAAATCATGCCCAATGTGTACAACGCCGATTTGAAAAAGATGAAAGCGGAAGCAGAAGTTACCCAAATTGAATATAAAAACACTAAATTATTAGCTGATAAAAACATTGTTTCAAAAAATGAGCTAGCTCTAGCAAAAGCCAAGCTAGACAAAGCAAATGCTGAAGTAAGTTTAGCAAAAACACACTTAGGATTCACCAATGTTAACGCTCCTTTTAATGGAATCATGGATCGTCTTCATGTAAGAGTTGGAAGTTTACTTGATGAAGGAGAATTATTAACCACTTTAACCGATAATAGTAAAATGTGGGTCTATTTTAATGTTCCTGAAGCAGAGTATTTAGACTATATTTCAAACAAAGACGATGTAAACCAAAAACAAGTTCAATTAAAATTAGCTAATGGACAGGTTTTTCCTGAAACAGGAATTATTGAAACGATTGAAGGAGAATTCAATAACGAAACTGGGAACATCGAATTCAGAGCAACATTTCCAAATCCTGAGAGAATTTTAAGACATGGTGAAACAGGTAGTATCTTAATCAATCAACCTTATCAAAATGCTATGCTTATTCCTCAAAAAGCTACTTTTGAAATTTTAGATAAAAAATATGTTTTTGTTGTAAATGAAGAAAATGAAATAGAACAAAAACGAATTACGATCGCTGAAGAATTACCTCATCTTTATATCATTAAAGAAGGACTAAAAGGTACTGATAAGATCCTTATGGAAGGACTTCGAAAAGTATCCAATGGTCAGAAAATTGACGTGAATTTACAAAATCCAGAAAAAGTATTATCTGAATTAGAAATTCACGCAGAATAATTAACTAAAAACAGATAAAATGTTTAACAATTTTATAAAAAGACCCGTACTAGCCATAGTCGTATCCCTCGTACTTGTTTTCTTAGGAGGAATGGCTATTAAAACGCTACCAACATCACAATTCCCGGAAATTGCACCACCACGAGTAATCGTTTCTATTGCTTATCCTGGAGCCAGTGCTGATGTATTAACAAAATCAACACTTATTCCTCTAGAAAGAGCCATAAACGGGGTGCAGGGAATGAAATATATTGTTTCCGATGCCACCAGTGCAGGAGAAGCTACTATACAAGTTATTTTTGAATTAGGAACAGACCCTAACCGAGCTGTAGTAAATGTAAAAAACCGAGTTGATCAGGTTCTAAACCGTCTACCACCTTTAGTTCAATTAGAAGGAGTTGTAGTATCACGTGTACAACCCAGTATGTTAATGTATGTAAACCTTTATAGTAAAGACAAAGATGCTGATGAAAAATTCTTATACAACTATGCCAATGTAAATATTATCCCTGAAATACAAAGAATAAATGGTATTGCCAGTGCTAAAATTCTTGGAAGTCGCCAATATGCTATGCGTATTTGGTTAAAACCTGATCGTATGAGAGCTTATAAAATTTCTTCAGAAGAAATTATGGAAGCTATAAACGAGCAAAGTATAATTGGTCGTCCTGGTCGATTAGGTCGAAGCTCGGGAATCTCTGCTCAATCATTAGAATATGTGTTGGTTTATCAAGGAAGATATAACAAACCAGAACAATATCAAGATATTATCGTTCGTGCTAATCCAGATGGAGAAATTATCAAATTAAAAGATGTAGCCAATGTCGAACTAGGAAGTGAATTCTTTGATATTTATTCAAATAAAGATGGTAATCCTTCTGCTTCTATCGTATTAAAACAAAACTATGGAAGTAATGCTAGTGAAGTAATTAGTCAAGTAAAAGAAAAAATGAAAGAACTTGAGAAATCATTTCCTTCTAAAATGCAGTATGATATCAGTTATGATGTATCCAACTTTCTAGACGCATCAATTGATAAAGTAATCCATACCTTAGGAGAAGCTTTCGTTTTAGTAGCCTTAGTAGTTTTCATC from Flavobacteriaceae bacterium UJ101 encodes:
- a CDS encoding uncharacterized protein (Belongs to the membrane fusion protein (MFP) (TC 8.A.1) family.) produces the protein MNKIISILPVILIVLSSCHNTHEKKHEEILKLEVTTPYIKDTLITKDYVCQIHASKRIELRALEKGYLQKVFVDEGQTVTKGQAMFKIMPNVYNADLKKMKAEAEVTQIEYKNTKLLADKNIVSKNELALAKAKLDKANAEVSLAKTHLGFTNVNAPFNGIMDRLHVRVGSLLDEGELLTTLTDNSKMWVYFNVPEAEYLDYISNKDDVNQKQVQLKLANGQVFPETGIIETIEGEFNNETGNIEFRATFPNPERILRHGETGSILINQPYQNAMLIPQKATFEILDKKYVFVVNEENEIEQKRITIAEELPHLYIIKEGLKGTDKILMEGLRKVSNGQKIDVNLQNPEKVLSELEIHAE